A section of the Pochonia chlamydosporia 170 chromosome 2, whole genome shotgun sequence genome encodes:
- a CDS encoding penicillopepsin (similar to Metarhizium acridum CQMa 102 XP_007807530.1) — translation MHTLSFFVYLCAVFACATLTVADIQKRSFLVERVPNPKFTGRNGPRAMVKAHRKFLMPLPEGLVAAMEAQDKKLAAAQAKRGSNSFQYFDRSEADRRGLIGELLGDLGLGGGKQNGKQDGNQNGNNANQNSNNGNQNANGNGNGNGNKGNKNGNGSTPPPVKANNTAPAPGTGARNQTGTVAAKPEKNDAEYISPVKIGGQTVNLDFDTGSSDLWVFNTQLAASVTNGHRVYDPAKSKTFKMMAGSQFTISYGDGSGAKGNVGTDVVDVGGAAFPAQPVELATAVSQEFIKDQNNDGLMGLAFSKINTVKPQKQQTFFDNIKPSLAQPVFTADLRKGAAGAYTFGTIDQSKFQGALAWVPVNNTNGFWQFSSEKFAVNGGKPQAGTSGGQAIADTGTSLMLADAKIVTAYYAQVQGAKNDQQVGGFTFPCNTKLPDLAVDVGGVYMAKVTGDNINFAQVGNGMCFGGVQATPQGQLGIYGDIFFKSQFVAFNGGNNSLGMAPHK, via the exons ATGCATACCCTGTCTTTCTTCGTCTACCTTTGTGCGGTGTTTGCCTGTGCAACCCTTACCGTGGCAGACATTCAGAAACGTTCATTTCTCGTCGAGAGAGTGCCGAACCCAAAGTTCACTGGACGCAATGGGCCTCGGGCGATGGTGAAGGCGCACAGGAAGTTTCTGATGCCCTTGCCAGAGGGTCTGGTTGCTGCTATGGAGGCAcaggacaagaagctggcggcggcgcaggCGAAAAGAGGCTCCAACTCATTTCAGTACTTTGACCGAAGCGAGGCGGATCGACGGGGACTGATAGGCGAGTTGCTGGGAGaccttggacttggtggaGGGAAGCAGAACGGCAAGCAGGACGGGAACCAGAATGGAAATAATGCGAATCAAAATAGTAACAATGGCAACCAAAACGCGAATGGAAACGGGaatggaaatggaaataAAGGCAACAAAAACGGCAACGGTTCTACTCCTCCACCCGTTAAAGCGAACAACACAGCACCGGCACCCGGAACCGGAGCCCGGAATCAAACGGGGACAGTTGCCGCCAAGCCTGAGAAGAACGATGCGGAATACATTTCCCCAGTCAAGATCGGTGGCCAGACTGTGAACCTAGACTTCGATACCGGCTCTTCGGACCTCTGGGTATTCAACACGCAGCTCGCAGCCTCCGTCACAAACGGTCATCGAGTGTACGACCCTGCCAAAAGCAAAACCTTTAAAATGATGGCCGGCTCTCAATTCACAATATCCTACGGTGACGGTTCCGGAGCTAAAGGCAACGTTGGCACCGATGTCGTCGACGTCGGAGGCGCGGCATTCCCAGCACAACCCGTCGAGTTGGCCACAGCCGTCTCGCAGGAGTTCATCAAGGACCAGAATAACGATGGCCTTATGGGTCTTGCCTTTTCCAAGATAAATACCGTTAAgccgcagaagcagcagaccTTCTTTGACAACATTAAGCCGTCGCTTGCACAGCCAGTGTTCACAGCAGACCTGCGCAAAGGCGCTGCGGGAGCCTACACCTTTGGCACCATTGATCAATCTAAGTTCCAGGGCGCGCTGGCATGGGTTCCTGTCAATAACACCAATGGGTTCTGGCAATTCAGCAGCGAGAAGTTTGCTGTTAATGGTGGTAAGCCCCAGGCTGGTACGTCCGGCGGCCAGGCTATTGCTGATACTGGCACTTCGCTCATGCTGGCTGATGCAAAGATTGTCACGGCGTATTATGCTCAGGTACAGGGTGCGAAGAATGACCAGCAGGTGGGCGGATTTACGTTCCCTTGCAACACCAAGTTGCCTGACTTGGCCGTTGATGTGGGTGGCGTGTACATGGCCAAAGTTACTGGTGACAATATCAACTTTGCCCAAGTTGGTAACGGTA TGTGCTTTGGTGGCGTCCAGGCGACGCCTCAGGGGCAATTGGGCATCTATGGCGACATCTTTTTCAAGTCTCAGTTTGTGGCCTTTAACGGCGGAAACAACAGTTTGGGAATGGCTCCCCATAAATAA
- a CDS encoding cysteine desulfurylase (similar to Cordyceps militaris CM01 XP_006666863.1) — translation MGHQDVLAVRGKTNGEAKPFGPEWKKEFLFDPAWHNLNHGSFGTYPHHIRDKLRAYQDQAESRPDQFILFDQPKLLDAAREEVAKLINAPLDTVVFVGNATDGVNTVLRNLTWAEDGNDVILSFSTVYEACGKAADYLVEYFNGKLEHRGIELTYPLEDSEIIDKFRKAVSKVQADGKRAKVCIFDVVTSRPGVVFPWIEMIKVCKELGVTSLVDGAQGIGMLPLDLTAADPDYFVSNCHKWLHVPRGCAVFYTPVRNQHVLRTTLATSHGFIPKLVQRTTPLPPSAKSAYVNSFEFVGTRDNGPYLCVKDSIAWRRDVCGGEDKIISYLWDLNKKGIKLVADALGTTYLDNSKGTMTNCAMGNVALPVWVGERGEGAKETDVVVAREDKDVVFQWMAQTLVSDYKTFLSRFFIGDRFWVRISAQIYLDLQDYEAAGKILKELCERIGKSEYLKA, via the exons atggGCCACCAAGACGTACTCGCAGTGAGGGGCAAGACAAATGGAGAGGCGAAGCCATTTGGACCTGAATGGAAAAAAGAGTTTCTTTTCGATCCAGCATGGCACAACTTGAACCACG GATCATTCGGCACATATCCCCACCACATCCGTGACAAGCTTCGTGCATATCAAGACCAGGCAGAGTCCCGGCCAGATCAGTTCATCCTATTCGATCAGCCTAAGCTTCTCGATGCGGCTCGTGAAGAAGTCGCCAAACTGATCAATGCTCCCCTCGACACTGTAGTCTTTGTCGGCAACGCCACAGATGGTGTCAACACCGTCCTCCGCAACCTGACCTGGGCCGAGGACGGCAACGATGTCATCCTCAGCTTTTCAACAGTATACGAAGCATGCGGCAAGGCAGCCGACTACCTCGTCGAGTATTTCAACGGAAAGCTAGAGCATCGAGGCATCGAGCTCACCTATCCCCTCGAAGACTCCGAAATTATCGACAAGTTTCGCAAAGCCGTCAGCAAGGTCCAAGCCGATGGCAAGCGCGCAAAAGTCTGCATCTTCGATGTTGTCACCTCCCGACCCGGCGTGGTCTTCCCCTGGATCGAGATGATCAAAGTGTGCAAAGAGCTCGGGGTAACCAGCCTCGTGGACGGAGCACAAGGAATCGGCATGCTGCCGCTTGATCTCACGGCCGCCGACCCAGACTACTTCGTGTCAAACTGCCACAAGTGGTTGCACGTTCCCCGAGGCTGCGCCGTCTTCTACACGCCCGTCAGGAATCAGCACGTTCTGCGCACCACGCTcgccaccagccatggcttcATTCCGAAACTAGTGCAGCGGACTACGCCGTTGCCGCCGAGCGCGAAGAGCGCCTACGTCAATAGTTTTGAGTTTGTGGGCACGAGGGACAACGGGCCGTATCTCTGTGTGAAGGACAGCATTGCGTGGCGACGAGATGtttgcggcggcgaggacAAGATTATTTCGTATCTGTGGGATCTGAACAAGAAGGGGATAAAGCTCGTGGCTGATGCTCTGGGTACGACGTATCTTGATAATAGTAAGGGAACGATGACGAACTGCGCGATGGGGAACGTTGCCTTGCCGGTTTGGGTGGGCGAACGGGGAGAAGGGGCCAAGGAGAcggatgttgttgttgcgagGGAGGATAAGGACGTGGTGTTTCAGTGGATGGCGCAGACGTTGGTGAGCGATTACAAGACGTTTTTGTCGAGGTTTTTTATTGGTGATAGGTTTTGGGTGCGGATTAGTGCGCAGATTTATTTAGATTTGCAGGATTATGAGGCTGCGGGTAAGATTTTGAAGGAGTTGTGTGAGAGGATTGGCAAGAGTGAGTATTTGAAGGCGTGA
- a CDS encoding Sir2 family protein (similar to Cordyceps militaris CM01 XP_006666866.1) yields the protein MPTQHVEPGSEEHLRNVATAVLKARKVVVVTGAGISTNSGIPDFRSENGLYSLIQAQFDAASRQARQDDTIDDNEEQIGDGDESRPVKRRKLSVDEETDADSIIVKTENCNGLREEEPSLLVNAELPEPAGETPTTATSTATQIIVETRFTTPRSKVATFSAMDLNTSPLSSPPAEDFLIPPSTFRSHTHRYIANVALPLSSSPLSSPPPVLFDPFEPISPSEASSERRSSTSPSEVDETDSPANNFASSQGSTGGKNTLPNMKGKDLFDANIWSDPIRTSVFYTFATSLRQKIKDAEPTTSHRFISHLRDRGKLVRCYTQNIDQIEEKVGLSTRLQDGPGSRGRFSRRSTANTSQLNKMVDEANSTPLDRQPSEPSSQPSASTESNQQSQSSSSDGNCTDKELPSADQAKPLPKTGKKELPRSGVECVFLHGSLDLLRCFLCGKVCSWDDDDREQDTLSGQQPECPHCVGATVAREERGKRALGVGKLRPDIVLYGEEHPNSHLISPIVTHDLGLYPDMLLILGTSLRVHGLKVMVREFAKAVHSKGGKVVFVNFTKPPDSIWGDIIDYWVQWDCDAWVDDLQVRVPKLWQEPEPPKLRRKRESSGTSEDGAKQEKKKPPVANPVALRDTKVTGAYWTFKVLSELHRITNAATESPPLRRASLSIPQTAATHEQKATKPRQKRPRKSAPGALEKGQRRSSTLNPNHGRSRKKTEASSTGQESGDVVEPATPQAIGPREVGSTSSILSSVKENARVRKRKMIDGEEVPSPAVGRRRGGALSQKTRKDDLKLPPLRKMTASQTTPLYGKPRALEPKSPPSGPLMSLSPNLRSARAFQRHNAFFIEDMLAGLPNTPLPGRGLPTQNENWRPDHSGTKEEANAALALAGLRTSPVMTRSMPRKHVDGSLDGRLKNWGSTWSCNQ from the exons ATGCCAACCCAGCACGTCGAACCGGGAAGTGAAGAGCATCTACGGAATGTTGCGACAGCTGTACTGAAGGCCCGGAAAGTGGTTGTTGTCACCGGCGCCGGTATAAGCACGAACTCTGGTATACCG GACTTTCGATCAGAAAACGGATTGTACTCGCTCATTCAGGCCCAATTTGATGCTGCTTCTCGGCAAGCGCGTCAGGACGACACGATAGACGACAATGAAGAACAgattggagatggtgacGAATCACGTCCCGTAAAGAGAAGGAAACTCTCAGTGGATGAAGAGACGGACGCTGACTCTATAATCGTCAAAACGGAAAACTGCAATGGTTTGCGTGAGGAAGAGCCTTCTTTGCTTGTAAATGCAGAGTTACCAGAGCCCGCTGGGGAGACTCCCACtacagcaacatcaacggCTACACAAATAATCGTGGAGACTAGGTTCACCACACCACGCTCTAAAGTGGCAACGTTTTCTGCTATGGACCTCAACACATCGCCACTCTCGTCTCCCCCGGCTGAAGACTTCCTCATCCCTCCATCAACTTTTCGATCGCACACACATCGGTATATAGCGAACGTGGCTCTTCCACTAAGCTCATCACCGCTTTCATCCCCTCCGCCAGTGCTTTTCGATCCTTTTGAACCAATATCCCCATCCGAGGCGAGCTCTGAAAGACGAAGCAGTACGTCGCCATCCGAGGTGGACGAAACTGACTCTCCCGCAAACAACTTTGCTTCATCTCAAGGTTCTACTGGGGGCAAAAATACGTTACCAAATATGAAAGGCAAGGATCTTTTCGACGCCAATATTTGGTCAGATCCGATACGAACATCAGTTTTCTACACGTTTGCAACATCATTACGGCAGAAGATTAAAGATGCCGAGCCAACGACGTCGCATCGGTTCATTAGCCATTTGCGGGACCGTGGAAAATTGGTCAGATGCTATACCCAGAATATTGATCAGATCGAAGAGAAAGTTGGACTTTCAACGCGGTTACAAGACGGACCTGGCAGTCGTGGTCGGTTTTCGCGCCGATCCACCGCAAACACGTCGCAGTTGAATAAAATGGTTGACGAAGCAAATTCAACTCCCCTTGATAGACAGCCATCTGAGCCTTCTAGCCAACCTAGTGCTTCTACGGAGTCTAATCAGCAGTCACAATCTTCGTCCTCGGATGGGAACTGTACTGACAAGGAACTACCCTCGGCCGATCAGGCCAAGCCGTTACCGAAAACTGGGAAGAAGGAATTGCCCCGGTCTGGAGTGGAATGTGTGTTTCTCCATGGGTCATTGGACCTCCTCCGATGCTTCCTCTGTGGCAAAGTCTGTTCTTGGGACGACGATGATCGAGAACAAGACACCCTCTCGGGCCAGCAACCTGAGTGCCCTCACTGTGTTGGAGCAACAGTGGCACGggaagagagagggaaaCGCGCCTTAGGTGTTGGCAAGCTACGCCCTGATATTGTTCTTTATGGCGAAGAACATCCCAATTCACATCTAATCAGCCCAATTGTGACCCATGACCTGGGTTTGTATCCTGACATGCTTCTGATCTTGGGTACAAGCCTCAGGGTTCATGGGCTGAAGGTTATGGTGAGAGAGTTTGCAAAAGCAGTCCACAGCAAGGGCGGGAAAGTCGTCTTTGTCAACTTTACCAAGCCGCCTGACAGCATCTGGGGAGACATCATCGACTACTGGGTACAGTGGGATTGCGATGCCTGGGTTGACGATTTGCAAGTCAGGGTACCAAAACTCTGGCAAGAGCCCGAGCCTCCAAAACTTAGAAGGAAACGGGAATCTAGCGGAACCTCAGAAGATGGCGCGAAacaagagaaaaagaaaccCCCAGTTGCGAATCCCGTTGCGCTACGTGACACAAAGGTCACCGGCGCCTACTGGACATTCAAAGTCCTCAGCGAGCTACATCGGATCACAAATGCAGCAACTGAAAGTCCACCACTTCGACGAGCATCTCTGTCTATACCGCAAACGGCGGCAACACATGAGCAAAAAGCgaccaagccaaggcagAAACGACCAAGAAAATCGGCTCCTGGGGCTCTAGAAAAAGGGCAGAGGAGGTCATCTACTCTCAATCCCAACCACGGCAGGTCGCGCAAGAAGACCGAAGCTTCCTCAACGGGCCAGGAATCTGGCGATGTGGTCGAGCCAGCGACACCTCAAGCAATCGGCCCTCGGGAGgttggcagcaccagctctATCTTGAGCTCGGTCAAGGAAAACGCCAGGGtaaggaagagaaagatgattgatggtgaagaggtTCCATCGCCAGCAGTCGggcgaagacgaggagggGCTTTGTCACAAAAAACGCGGAAGGATGACTTGAAATTGCCGCCTTTGCGAAAGATGACGGCAAGTCAGACAACTCCGCTATACGGGAAACCTCGAGCACTGGAGCCAAAGAGTCCGCCAAGCGGCCCTCTCATGTCCTTGTCACCCAACTTGCGAAGTGCGCGAGCTTTTCAGAGACATAATGCATTCTTTATAGAGGATATGCTTGCCGGGCTGCCCAATACACCACTTCCTGGCAGGGGGCTTCCAACACAAAACGAAAATTGGCGCCCGGACCATAGCGGGAcgaaagaagaagcgaaTGCAGCCCTCGCATTAGCCGGTCTGAGGACGAGCCCAGTAATGACAAGGTCAATGCCACGAAAGCACGTAGACGGAAGCTTGGACGGTCGATTGAAGAACTGGGGGTCTACTTGGAGTTGCAATCAATAA
- a CDS encoding alpha-L-fucosidase (similar to Talaromyces stipitatus ATCC 10500 XP_002486144.1): MRASVWWLSLLPLVVKPLAAKSVPIPLHDFYNNRAFGSYPGEASLDVLGQAYPADQVGENGVFTSASSGIEYNFTGYQPHSATGDNVICSGQTIPVPPSSKYFSVSFLMVSDVRSSTVSGNVTLLYHDNTTSTAEVRAHAFWWFLAIRRGEITYPYFFTHNSTNRNASHIYERHALIEADKTLKGIVLPNTTNSTSGRLHLFSLSLWELESGLEVQSVRPTQNLDPQGNQLIEVLVNHAGKDCVSQLKVSVEANGVHTPHPTLVKRLCPGDQKKIRVAVIGRSQGNATVVLNSRRNRPVKAPFRNVAIGVKDWSPDATSLRQHEAPLWYDGAKFGIFIHWGPYSVPSWGNSTPYESYAEWFWWYSTRIDESAPADRSGFNAYRLKTYGPKLSYDDFFKNYTASLYDPKEWVDLFADAGAQYFVFTTKHHDGFANFDTGKTTHRSSLHYGPRRDLLGELFEAAAKYQPHLKRGTYFSLPEWFNPDWGKYGFTQFDKVTSTSQPGIIARNPYTKKNEPYTGRLPIGDFIQDLMVPQMETLAYTYKSDIMWCDAGASNGTDKFAAKWFNWARKNNREVVINDRCGSPWAADFDTPEYATFSMPQERKWESNQGMDPFSYGFNRATQDDEYMNATTLVHNLVDIASKNGNLLLNIGPKHDGTIHPSMMNNLREAGTWIKAHGEAMFNTTYWFITPEENNLRFTQTNDAFYLINLGTPSVGRLRVEAPIPVLPSDHVYAVTMTGERKINWGIQNNRLWIDVTEDIIQADKFAWVFKIQYGCAKG, translated from the coding sequence ATGAGGGCATcagtctggtggctttcCCTGCTCCCGTTGGTCGTGAAGCCTTTGGCCGCCAAATCGGTTCCTATTCCGCTTCACGACTTCTACAATAACAGAGCTTTTGGTTCTTATCCGGGAGAGGCATCACTTGACGTCCTGGGCCAAGCATATCCGGCTGACCAGGTCGGAGAGAATGGAGTTTTTACATCAGCTTCCTCTGGTATCGAATACAACTTCACAGGGTACCAACCACATTCAGCAACAGGAGACAACGTAATTTGTTCTGGACAAACTATCCCAGTCCCACCATCGTCCAAGTACTTTTCGGTCTCCTTTCTCATGGTCTCCGATGTTCGGTCTTCAACTGTATCTGGTAATGTTACCTTATTGTACCACGATAATACAACCTCGACAGCTGAGGTTCGGGCACACGCCTTCTGGTGGTTCCTTGCTATCCGCCGCGGAGAAATCACCTACCCATATTTCTTCACCCACAATAGCACGAACCGCAATGCCTCTCATATATATGAGAGACATGCTTTGATTGAGGCCGACAAGACTCTGAAGGGTATCGTGTTGCCGAACACAACCAACTCCACGTCTGGCCGTCTCCATTTGTTCTCGCTGTCGCTATGGGAGTTGGAGTCCGGTCTTGAAGTGCAATCCGTCCGGCCAACGCAAAATCTAGACCCTCAAGGAAATCAGCTGATCGAAGTCCTCGTTAACCACGCAGGAAAGGACTGTGTTTCTCAGCTGAAAGTGTCAGTGGAGGCCAATGGTGTTCACACCCCACATCCAACTCTTGTCAAGCGACTATGCCCTGGTGACCAAAAGAAGATTCGTGTTGCTGTGATTGGGAGATCCCAGGGTAATGCCACGGTAGTACTAAATTCTAGACGCAATCGGCCTGTGAAAGCACCTTTCAGAAATGTGGCCATTGGCGTTAAGGACTGGAGCCCGGATGCAACAAGCCTTCGCCAGCACGAGGCGCCGTTGTGGTATGATGGAGCGAAGTTTGGTATCTTCATCCATTGGGGGCCCTATTCCGTGCCTTCCTGGGGTAACTCTACGCCATATGAAAGCTACGCTGAATGGTTTTGGTGGTATTCGACTCGCATTGATGAATCTGCCCCAGCGGACCGATCCGGATTCAATGCCTATCGTCTAAAAACATATGGCCCCAAATTAAGCTATGATGATTTCTTCAAGAACTATACAGCGTCCCTATACGATCCTAAGGAATGGGTAGACCTATTTGCCGACGCTGGGGCTCAATACTTTGTATTCACCACAAAGCATCATGATGGAtttgccaactttgacacGGGCAAGACAACACACAGGTCATCGCTTCACTATGGACCTCGGCGCGACCTTCTTGGCGAACTTTTTGAAGCAGCTGCAAAATATCAGCCGCATTTGAAAAGGGGAACGTACTTTTCTCTTCCGGAGTGGTTTAACCCAGATTGGGGCAAATATGGATTCACCCAGTTCGACAAGGTCACTTCTACCTCACAGCCCGGTATCATTGCGCGAAATCCTTATACAAAGAAGAATGAGCCGTACACAGGCAGACTGCCCATCGGAGATTTTATTCAAGACCTCATGGTACCTCAAATGGAGACTTTGGCATACACCTACAAATCTGACATCATGTGGTGCGATGCCGGCGCGTCTAACGGCACTGATAAGTTTGCTGCTAAGTGGTTCAATTGGGCACGAAAAAACAATCGGGAAGTTGTTATAAATGATCGCTGCGGTAGTCCGTGGGCTGCTGATTTTGACACTCCCGAGTATGCGACATTTAGCATGCCTCAAGAACGAAAGTGGGAGAGTAACCAGGGCATGGATCCTTTCAGCTATGGTTTCAACCGTGCTACACAAGATGATGAGTATATGAATGCAACGACATTGGTGCATAACCTCGTGGATATCGCAAGCAAGAACGGAAACCTGCTTCTGAATATTGGGCCCAAGCACGATGGCACCATCCACCCCTCCATGATGAACAACTTACGGGAGGCAGGCACTTGGATCAAGGCACATGGTGAGGCCATGTTCAATACGACGTATTGGTTCATCACCCCAGAGGAAAATAACCTTCGCTTCACCCAGACCAACGACGCATTCTACCTGATTAACCTGGGCACCCCGTCAGTGGGACGGTTGCGGGTGGAAGCGCCAATCCCAGTCCTGCCCAGTGACCATGTGTATGCAGTGACTATGACTGGAGAGCGCAAGATTAATTGGGGCATCCAAAATAACCGGCTCTGGATTGATGTGACAGAGGATATTATTCAAGCGGACAAGTTTGCCTGGGTTTTCAAGATACAATACGGTTGCGCCAAAGGATGA
- a CDS encoding glucose-methanol-choline (gmc) oxidoreductase (similar to Aspergillus clavatus NRRL 1 XP_001270475.1), whose protein sequence is MATVSNGNEYDFIIVGGGTAGNAVAGRLAENPKVRILVVEAGVPNPDQVEAITTPSQAFGLRGSKHDWAYKSTMIKRDDYERVEKPNTRGKVLGGSSCANYFTWIPGSKPTFDDWQEFGGEEWNWDNCVDYLRKCATYHDDEKLYPAELKKIGNGGPVNIAHADLVPEMQPFRDALTTAWVSKGERLTEDIYEGEMRGLTHCVDTIYNGQRQGSFLYLKDKPNVTIVYGVRSKELIIDLSTNTCVGVTIVNDATDTELSVYASREVIVSQGVFETPKLLMLSGVGPSAELSRHGITTKVESPHVGQHLLDHPIVPFVLQIKDGYGLDDHILRKGPLNDKALAAYKRDKTGPISSGLLELVGFPRIDERLNKYESYREAKAANGGLDPFGPSGQPHFELDFVGMFSTAFQWHYPVPEQGSYMTVIVDLLRPLSEGEVTLNSASPLVQPNINLNFFANDLDILAMAEGVRWTYDLLTTGAGFKDIVVSEYPWKMPLHSDEEMKRAVLDRSQTGFHPCGTARLSKSIHQGVVDPKLRVHGVKNLRIADASVIPVIPDCRIQNSVYMIGERAADMIKAAHKDLYEANHIPYFVQSRL, encoded by the exons ATGGCTACAGTTTCAAACGGCAACGAGTACGACTTTATCATTGTCGGTGGCGGTACCGCCGGCAATGCGGTAGCCGGACGCCTCGCTGAAAACCCCAAGGTTCGCATCCTGGTGGTTGAAGCAGGTGTTCCCAACCCTGACCAAGTCGAGGCTATCACCACTCCCTCACAAGCATTCGGCCTCCGAGGAAGCAAACATGACTGGGCCTATAAGTCAACCATGATCAAGCGAGATGACTATGAACGAGTCGAAAAGCCCAACACCCGTGGCAAGGTGCTCGGTGGAAGCTCCTGCGCCAACTATTTCACCTGGATTCCTGGCTCTAAGCCCACCTTTGACGATTGGCAGGAGTTCGGTGGCGAGGAGTGGAATTGGGATAACTGTGTCGACTATTTGCGCAAATGTGCCACCTATCACGATGACGAGAAGCTCTACCCAGCCGAGCTGAAGAAAATCGGCAACGGCGGCCCTGTCAACATTGCCCATGCTGACCTTGTTCCCGAAATGCAGCCTTTCCGTGATGCCCTAACCACAGCATGGGTCTCCAAGGGTGAGCGTCTGACTGAAGACATCTATGAGGGTGAGATGAGGGGTCTGACTCACTGTGTCGACACGATTTACAATGGTCAACGACAGGGCAGTTTCCTgtatctcaaggacaagccCAATGTCACCATTGTTTACGGTGTCCGATCCAAGGAGCTCATCATTGACCTGTCTACGAACACTTGCGTCGGAGTGACCATCGTCAACGATGCTACCGATACAGAGCTCAGCGTCTACGCCAGCCGAGAAGTCATCGTATCCCAAGGTGTATTTGAGACCCCAAAGCTTCTCATGCTCAGTGGCGTCGGTCCATCAGCAGAGTTGTCTCGCcatggcatcaccaccaaggtcgAGTCCCCTCATGTTGGTCAACATCTTCTTGATCACCCCATTGTGCCTTTTGTTCTACAGATTAAGGACGGCTACGGCCTAGACGACCACATTCTCCGAAAAGGACCTCTAAATGAcaaggcattggcagcatACAAGCGCGACAAGACGGGCCCGATCAGCTCCGGACTCTTGGAACTTGTCGGATTTCCCCGTATTGACGAACGACTAAACAAGTATGAGAGCTACCgcgaggccaaggctgctaATGGCGGTCTGGATCCCTTTGGACCTTCTGGTCAGCCTCATTTTGAGCTAGACTTTGTCGGCATGTTCAGTACCGCCTTCCAGTGGCACTATCCCGTCCCAGAGCAAGGAAGCTATATGACTGTTATTGTTGACCTCTTGCGTCCTCTTTCTGAGGGTGAGGTCACTTTAAACAGTGCCAGCCCCTTGGTGCAGCCAAATATTAATCTCAACTTCTTCGCCAACGATTTGGATATCTTGGCTATGGCGGAAGGAGTGCGGTGGACGTATGACCTCCTTACTACTGGCGCTGGCTTCAAAGATATTGTCGTTTCAGAATATCCTTGGAAGATGCCTCTGCATTCCgacgaggagatgaagagggcgGTTTTGGATAGGAGTCAGACTGGTTTCC ATCCTTGCGGAACTGCCCGTCTTTCGAAGAGTATCCATCAGGGCGTCGTAGACCCAAAGCTCCGTGTTCACGGAGTCAAGAACCTGCGCATCGCTGATGCTTCCGTCATCCCGGTAATTCCTGACTGTCGTATTCAGAACTCAGTCTATATGATTGGCGAGAGG GCTGCTGATATGATTAAGGCCGCACACAAGGACTTGTATGAGGCGAACCATATCCCCTACTTTGTTCAAAGCAGACTTTAA